The DNA sequence ATAATCCAACATATTCCCATAATGGGAATGAAGAAAATAAGCTTATATCCATCTAAAAATAaggttttgtttttaaaatattcataagccatgCTAGTCTCTTTTTCATAAAATAGCTTTTATTGGTCTGAACACTTGGAACCGTACCTGAAACTACTTAGGAAACTATAAAGAAATTTTCTTGCGAAACCAAATGAACTAAGGATGTGTGAATTTGGAGAAGGATACAGGGTGTACCACCAAGCATCTATGTAAGCATAATAAGAGTAATTTTGAGGTTCGAATTTTTTAGTAAAACTTTTACAGTGAAAGGGAGATCTTTCCCATTCTAACAAGGTTATTACATTGAAGAGTATATTATATCTTTTGTGGTTGGATCTTTATTGTGGGTTAATTCAATAGATCTAGtgtcaattaaaataaattcataGAAGGTTCGGGTTTTTTGAATACTTAGTGGTAGGTAATGGAAAGTATTTGAAAAAACTATTTTGTAAAGGGTTCTTCTATCTATCTTGAACCATTCTTTCTCTAAGAACATTATTTTTATAGGTACGGGTTTTTCATGGTAAGGATGCTCTTCTGATAATGGTTTAGTTTTGAATAGATCAGATGGTTGTAATAATATATATCTATTAATGGTAGGAACTTCATATATACTTTTTATTGATGTAGATAATTTTTCGCTCTTAACAACCTATGACATTGTCAAAGGTTTAATGGCTAATTGTCTAACTTGCAATGAAGTCGTTGGTTGGTCAAATGGTTGACCATAATCTTCACTACTTGCTTGCTTCTTACTCATTTCTACCTTGCAAAAATTATCTTATTAGAAAAATCAAGGAATGCATTTGATTCACCTTTAATGTGTTCAATAGGAAAATCAAAGCATGATAATATGGCTTGTCATCTAGCTGATATTTGTCTAAAAACTagatttttaacatcattttttagTACGCTAGGAACAGCTTTACAATCAGTCATGATTAAGAAAGTCTTATTAAACAGGTCTTCTTGAAATCGTGAAACACATAAGACAATAGCtagtatttctttttttaatagtGGCATAATTTTTCTGGGCCGAATTTCATATCCCATAAtgatatttaactatttattctTTTGATGAGTTTGGAAGAACTTGTTTAAGTATTCCTCCGTACCCTAATTCTGAGGTATCCATCTCGACAATTAGACATGTCTTAGGGTCTAGTATACTTAGACAATGGATCTCTTTAActatagttttaattttttttaactatctTGAAaatgtcttctactcttctaacCAAGGAGGAGGTTGTTTTCTTAACCTTTTATATAAAAGTTCACATAAAGTTTttactttttggtaaaaattttgCTATATAATTAAGAcatcttaaaaatttttgtaattatctTTTGCTAATCTCATCTAAAAACTTTTCTGCACATTTGATAGATCTTTTAATTAGAGTAATTGTCCTTTGAAAAATTTCATACCCaaaaatcttatatatatatatatatatatatatatatattcaaggtGCCACCGctatttctgtttttaatttttttaatattatttaacaattctaataacataataataatttaaaaaaaaaagtaagacgGTACAAAATTGCAATGACGATAAGATTGAAATACCCATAATAAAAATATGTTGATAATATACACATGGGTATTACCAACAACtataattacttaaaataaataataaaataagttatagggtattattttatttaaattattaataattaaaaaaataaaaggtcagtaattatttttaaaatagacattaaatttaattttatagtactaatttatttgaattgttaataaaatttataattttcagatttatatctactcaatttatatattttattttattttactttaacaaaaaattgaaacgtgcatttttaattatttatttagaaaatataGCGAAATGAGTTGTATCAATTATAATTAGTTATCGATAATTGATATCAATAAattgattgtattaatttataAGATGAATAATGTGTAATGAATGTTATGAAAttaattctaataaattaataattaataaataaacaactaaaagggattttttattgctttttaatggatatacattttttttttaattttactttctctttatctcttcctttcacatttatttcttttaatttattgaactaaatcaattatattaattatttatattaactaattaagtacttTTTAGTGGATTATTATAACTGTGCCTTTACACCGTAggttaaaaatatcataaaaaatcttttatgaaagttgttgaaaaataaatatttttaaaacatgtccttaaaacacaaattaactaaattattttcttaatttaatgtgtttgattcattcaattatattaattataactaatcaattatataattttatttgattaggataaatatttcatcatttaatattttatttgattcattaaattatattaatcataactttaaaatttttatttaattaaaaaaatatcaaattattttaaattttgtttgattcattaaaccaaattataactaatttattatttaatatgatcgagataaatattaaattatttaataaataatatataaaataataaaataaaagaactcaattcattcaaattattatcttattattttatatatcccttttctccttttttttattttgtacttcAGGTAAAATAttcgtaattttttatttttgtttttttattttaattttgctaatatttttctatgattttgttttatattatttttttattttgattaataattcttaagggtgttattgttttatttaaatttaatttaaattttttgtaatatttttataaaggTTGATTAAtaggttttttttaaatatttttttgaaattttttaataagatcgttttttgatttttctctttcatcctttgtattaattaattatattaatcttctattacaatacattttttatctactccacacatgatcttttctatcttttttttactttttttaattgctctttttactttatttttaattgtttattttacttttacttttcatatatagatttattataattcatcactggttcttttttaatttaagtaattttttaggttatattttaccattgatgcttttattttgtttagtgtatttttttagtctgtgtttactataataatttgtaaatatctataaaattatgtaaaaattaaatttctgcacttaatgataaaaTTGTCGTAACATGTTTCTGATGGtgtttttcgatttatttcttttaactcattaaattcattttattataataaattaattatatcaactaattaatttgcttaattatttaaatatcatacaatttattataatttctatcaagcaattaattgtaattcaaattggatgattattttgttacaaaattattatttcttaatctATTTATAGGCAATACATGTATTAATTATAATCGTAAATTAagctattttacattaaataacttatataatggtcatctcatttattatcaaaaatgctgaattaaataagttattattacttttgatttagaattaaatgagaataaaaccagagaTACCATTTTATTTGGTCTTTTgggtttaatgggtgtcacactcaaatataaatagtgacttccaGATTTTAgtctccaacacatcaaagcCATCTCCGTAACTCTTTTTCCATAAAGGAAATTTTGATTTAACTCTATCAGGGATACAAAAGATTTTCAAAGAACAAAGGAATGATCTGAATTTACACGAATTCTAAATGTTTGAACTTATGACATTGTTTCAATTCATTGTCGtcacgagaatgactctaatctatacgtgtctaaggactagaatagattaaatattatttaagtaatttatttctaatattggtatttgattaaattagttttagagaaatttaaattgttgactcaatttataaattacgactattcttttttaatgtattatttttacattttttaatataaaatttcttttttttatttttatgtttattttctttcttggatatatattactttttttcattttatatttcagattagtaatgtaattattaagaaaaatatatttaaaaaaaagaaatattaaaacatcactattaaaaaaaagaaagatacgtgaataaaagaaaacaaaaaattaaaaaatcactattagaaaaaaaactgTTAATATGCATATGAATGGAGTCGGAATTGaagaatatatatagatatataaaaaaaattattacacaattgtagaataaaaaataattatatatataaaacgaaataattataacaaaaaataattaatatatgtgatttagGTATTTTTAATAACTGGTAACatagagtttaacaaaatatataagaaaaaactacgtaatatatatatatatatatatatatatatatatatatatatatatatatatatatatatatatatatatatatatatatatatatatatataaaagagagaagagaagagagagagagagagagagagagagagagagagagagagagagagagagagagagaagagagaagagagagagagagagagagagagagagagagagagagagagagagagagagagagagagagagagagagaaagatttaacaaaattaatatataaggttatgaaaagttctatccaaatttgacaagaacaagatGACTTACATAGAAATGATTCTCATgaaggtaagttgattattttccatgattCTTTGAAGTGATGTTAGATCTATTTTATAAACATTTTTGGTTcatattttaatgtttttaataacCGATAACATagagtttaataaaatataatttatatttttttatgtatatgtatagaattatttatatttatgtgtatatatttaaaaaaactaccataatattatatatatatatatatatatatatatatatatatatatatatatatagagagagagagagagagagagagagagacttatttaacaaaattaatatataaggttatggaaagtctcatttaaatttgacaaaaataatatgacttacatagaaatggttctcatggatgataaggtaagttgattattttccattattctttcaagtgatgctaggtctaatttataaatatttttagttcatattttaagtttatttgataagtaaatcCTTGCACGCCAATCAAAGACAGtgcgattttatagatttataagtgctaaactgctaatagcctttatatttaatttattttatattgtgataataaCCAATATATTTATTGGTggatttaactattactatattatttatataatcatATTCAGtaatatgtctgatttattgaaaaaggtagattattaaaatcgattaataactattttagaattaatataattatcattaaataaaaaaataaacaatacataacatgttacttttatattaatcaaattattataatttaaattaattaaaaaattaaaattataatttcaatcttatcacatgCATGACACGAGTaattatacttttatatatatattacaccTTTAGTACTAACTGATTTTAAAAAGacaattaaaagaaataatactAATACActtagaatttaaatatttttttttctcactACACAGTCTTCGTTCTTTGTTTTCTCTCTTGCATAATTCATTGCAGATCAACTTTCCACAAGTAACACAATATTTATTCACCATGATTGATTTTTCACTTTTTAAAACTTTCATTGATTGATAATAAGATTTTAAAGAAGAGTGATAATTggaaattttaattcattttgttgattatctttttaatatttaaatagagaaaaatttaaatatatatttttttgaaaatataaaaaaaattgagaagaattaaaaaatttctttatttttataaattaaaaaataattaaagaaagaattaggatttttttttcagAGTAGACATAATATATGTTACACAAATGCACATCAGTTAACCTAAAAAGAAAAATCTCTAGGTACATATttgtttaaatatattatattccaCAAATAAGTTCATCCATTAATATGCAATCAAAATCCTGATTTATTactggatttaaaaaaaaaaacccttaatTATTACCCTAAAAAGGTAAAAATGTCCTTGTCtagaaaaataaatgttaaaaagtTAGGCTTATATAGTGAATGTGTGATGTGATGATGTGAGAGACCACCCATCCTCTGTCCCTCCAAATCCCTCCAAAACGCATACCTATATAAAGCCGTTAATCGCAGTGTTCTGCCTGCGATCCAAAAAGTAACAAAGAAACcaaacaatttaaaaataaaaaaaaataaaaatttaaaaaaaattgataaacaaAGAAAGGGCAATGGAGATTATCGAAGGTGTCTCCGGCGCCCACTTCTCCGGTTGGCGGCCATCATCGACGGTGCCTTCTGCTCCTACTTCTCCCAGCGCTCCATCTCAACCCTTCGTTATCGGTATATAAACTCATTCTTTATAACAGCTCttcttgtttcttctttcttctttttgtaatGTTTCTTTCTTCAAtgtaagaaggaaagaaagaattgTGATGCGATGAAACGAATGCTTCACTTTCTCGGGAACCAAACACAATACAAGTTTCTTTGTATACGATCGGGAATGAAAAATGAATCTCTTGCTATGCATTCTCTCATTATAGCTGGAAAATTCAAATAATTtcaattattttgttatttttgttaatggaaTGCGtcgatttgattttgatttgctTGGAGAAGGGGTCTCTGGAGGCACTGCATCGGGGAAGACCACAGTGTGTGAATTGATCATTCAACAACTTCAAGATCACAGAGTTGTTCTTGTTTGTCAGGTCACTACACGattcattttattatttcttcttgttCTTGGATCATAAAGCGATCAATGATCATGTCATGAATTATGCACTAAGAGGGATTGTGCGTGTTGCTTTCATCTTAGGACTCATTCTACCGTGGACTAACAAATGATGAGCTGAAACACGTTCATGAGTATAATTTTGATCATCCTGGTATTTTGATCCCGAAACTTCTTAAACTAGATCAATTAACTGATTAAGATCATTATTAGGCACAACAAATTATGATGATTGCTGAGTTGTGTGATTTGGTTCTGGTATAGATGCATTTGATACAGAGCAACTTGTAGAAACCCTGAGCAAGCTCAAATCTGGGCAATCAGTTCAGGTTCCAGTATATGATTTCAAGCTCCATCAGAGATCTTCTGATGTTTACCGATTGGTAAGCCAAAGTGTGTTGAACATTTTTCAGAAGAAACTTTATGAATAAGGGAGACACTTATTATTATTTGTCAGGTGAATGCTTCTGAAGTAATCATTATGGAGGGTATATTGGTTTTTCATGAGCAAAGAGTCCGAGACATGATGAATATGAAAATATTTGTTGATGCTGGTAAGAAATggtcttcaatttttcttttttgagatGTTAACTGGACACAGTTTTCTGTGAGAGTGAGATGTTGGTGTCGGTGGGATTTTATAGTATATCCTTATGGATTCCGTGTTATGTAGATCCTGATGTAAGGCTTGCCCGAAGAATAAGACGTGACACGGTTGAAAGGGGTAGAGATGTACACTCTGTACTGGAACAGGTGAGATGATCATATCACATTGACAGATCAGGAATTCAGAaataattaggatttctcttgttATAGAAATTAAACACTACTGATGCTTTAGATTTGGCTTTATTCATGAATAGCTAATTTCTGATTGTCGACCAACCTCTGCATGAAAGTCCACTTAGCTGATATGTAAAATCTTCAATGTATTGTCAGTATGCAAAATTTGTTAAGCCTGCATTTGAAGATTTTATTCTTCCATCCAAGAAGTATGCTGACATTATCATACCTCGTGGGGGAGACAATGGAGTAGCGATCGACTTGATAGTTCAACATATTCGCACCAAGCTTGGCCAACATAACCTCTGCAAGATATATCCAAATTTGAATTTGATATTCTCTACTTTTCAGGTTGCATAATTTTCCCCTCCTAAAATTTTACTTATTTCTTCCCCCCACCAATTATTTCAAATGCTAATTTATGATATTGGATTTCTTACAGACTAGAGGCATGCATACTATTATTCGTGACAAGGATGTCTCAAAGCatgattttgttttttattctgaTCGGCTAATTCGTTTGGTAAGCAAGGACGTCGAGATGTATGTGGACTTATTATTAACAAATAAGAACTAATCTTAGTATCACTGTATTAACAGGTAGTGGAACACGGTCTTGGTTACTTGCCATTTAAAGAGAGACATATTATCACCCCTACAGGTTcgttaaaagaagaagatagacATGTTCATGGCATGCTTTGAAATATGTCATGAACATACTAAACTTCGTTTGATGACTCCACTAAGCTACCTTCATTACCTCTCAACACTTTCATGTTGTTTCCGTTTTATATACACCATAAAAATTCTTGTTATTCCATTCCAGGAGCAACTTATACCGGAGTTGAGTTTTGTAGGCAATTGTGTGGGGTATCCGTCATACGAAGGTAACTTCCACAATTTGAAAGGTTTACTAGCACTGTtactaccatgaattctcattgaTTAAGTCACTTTATTAAAAATGTAAACAATGTTGTAACCCTCTCTATGTTGGTTTCACTTGTCAATTGTAATGTTTCAGTGGTGAAAGCATGGAAAATGCTTTGCGTGCATGCTGTAAAGGTATAAAAATAGGAAAGATACTCATCCACCGTCAAGGTGAGGAAACCCAGGTAACAGTTCTGATTTTGATCAATCTTTCTTGATTTGTTAGAATTCCAAGAAGGTGGTACAACTCAGCAAAAATAATGATCACCATGTTTTTTGCACTCCATTTTAGCTTATCTATGAGAAGCTTCCAAAAGATATTTCAGAGAGACATGTTCTTCTGATGGATCCTGTACTTAGTACGGGTGAGTTACCATGAAGCttctgttcatcacattcattattTGTCTGATAATTATGCATGACTCTCCATTGCTACTTTTGGTTATTCATCCAGGTAACACCGCCAGCCAGGCAATTGAGCTTCTTATAAAGAAAGGGGTTCCAGAGTCCAATATAATATTCCTCAACCTCATCTCTGTAAGTTCATGTTCAAACTGGATTGGATACATTTGGATGAATTTCAATGTGACACATTTTAACACCGACTTTTCAGGCTCCTGAGGGAATAAATTGTGTATGCACACGTTTTCCGCACCTCAAGATTATCACTTCGGAGATTGAAGAGGGACTAAATGACGAGTGCCATGTGATACCAGGTTTAGGAGAATTTGGTGACCGCTATTTTGGTACAGACGATTAGCTTGAAAGCAAAACAGAACGTTGCAGcagaaaaatacatatatataattttttggtgTTTAACACTGAAGTGACTAATAAACACGCCCGCCTTTTGTTGTTTAAGAGGGCAGTGGCCACCTCTAAATTTTtacaattctaaaatttttttcgtAATTTTTCAGAGGCTACATGAtatcaagtacttgtggtgtcatgagttctttctttttgcttttgattgttttttttttttatttcttggtaGTAAGATATTTAGATATCAATGGATCAATCTTATTTGCGTCATAATAAGGACAAGAAACATAGGAGCAAGGACACGAAACATATTGTGCTAAAATTCCATTATGCCACTAACATGAAAAACCCTATGCTGTAAACGAAAGTGCTGCCAAGGAATATTTCTCATTTTGGCCAAAAAGTCAAtatctaaaaatctaaaattgaatAATACCTCAAATAAGTCTCAAAAATTTGGATATGGGATAGATTCGTTCCAAAAAATTAGTCCGAGTTTTTCAATTTTCTATTCGTCTCCAACATATTTGGGCTTTGGCTAACGGCATATGAATTAGAAAGCTAGACAAAATTAATCTTTTATGGAGACAAATCTGTCCTATGTTTGGAGTATTACTCATGCAAATTATAAACTCCCCACTTGGCCAATTCTTTGGGCATGACCCTAGAGAGTAGAGAACCTTCAATTTGCATGATAGCTTCATGGTAAACTGCCCGCGGCCCAGTTCTTGGAGAAATATATAGAACTCTTTAAACAACGAGAAGGCGCAGCCGAGGTCTTGGATCAATGGCAGCATCACCTGTGTCACTGGGAGCTGCACCCAGGATCGAATCCTTAATAAAGAAGGTAGAACCCATGTTAATAATAGTAGTACGTGTGTTGTGTAATGTGTAGAATTAGGGGTGGCAGTGGGGTGGGTAGGAGCGGGTTTTTCACAATCCGCGGGTAGTAAATTGCAGTACCCAAATTcgcccctgcgggtacccgcccctataaaaattaaatattttaattttaacatattcatatctaaattaagacaaaaaaaacttaaaattcataaataaattaaaatacaaacatgaAATTCATACAATGTCATTAACTCAAATAacttgaaataaaaacaaaagtgtTAGACCACTACAAACTTAACACcataataaagaaattacaatattagatataaaagaatCTTCAACCCTTATTATTGATCACTTtcaacatcttcatcatcattaaaagtttgcaaatcaaaatttaaacctGAAAATCAAAAAATGTAAAAATGAGCAAATTAATTGGTACTATGTAAGAGAGGCCAGCAGAAAATGTGCTCAGAGGAAGAGAAATTATGAATAGGTacataatacaatataaaaatgtGCATTATCTTAATTGATATATATCTCCAAAACttgaatttcaatttataaacaaAACTGATAATTTTATTAGGAAGCATTCCAAGAGCTCGAAGGATCCGTGGCAAAGCTTAAAACTGAAGTCCAATTACTCCATGAAGAACTTACTAGACTTGACAAGGAAAATAAGGAACTCGACGAGGAAAATAACTCCATTCAAGTAGGTTAATTAGAAGTTGTTAACATCTTTTATTTTTTGAGGAATATGACTTTGCttatttagatttataatttagaaattagttttattaaattcaaaattcatttgGTAACAGTAGCAGTAAACTACGTGAATATAATTTGATAATTCATCACTCAACTTTTATAATTAAGAGATTAGAAAAGTGAATCATAATGACCAAAAAAGAATTATGTCAATACCCTTTTATTTCTTTAGATAGATATAACTGAAatactgaattttttttatcacatgGAATGGAATTATCAGCAAAATTTGTTGATCAGTTCTGCACTTCTGCTGTTTAATTAGTGTAGTAAAATTGCACAAAAATCACACaaattttaggcaaaattcaGCCAAATTTATTCAATCAAAAACTGCAACATACCAAAATAGATAAACAAAGTTCATAACATAATTAACACTAAACTTATTGCTCTGGCCTTTGTTCTTAACAGAAAAAACAGAACAATCTTTGATTCTCTTCATAATTATAACACCTTGATCATATTCCCTTTCATAAACCAAGTCACTCTAATCTTGAAGAGTCCATTCACTACTCAATAACAATTacaaaatcagaataaaatcagaataaatcacttcttcttctccatcgaCTGAATTTTACAAGAAAAAGAGCTACACAATGCAGGAATCTACCAGTCACCAGAGcgagaaattaattttttgaaatcaaaattaattttagttttatcttaactattttaacataaaacataaatcataaaaattaaattaaaaaaactgaGCATGCACATCAGCGGTAAGTATTGAGCGAGAAGTGCTTAGTGTTTACTAGTCACCAGAGAGACGACGATGGAGGAAGAAGGGACGACAAGGTGAGCACAGACCAAAGACCGCAGATTGGAGAGGCGAGTCGGCGAGGACAGTGACGGCAAGAAGTGGGAGCGACGCCGACGTGAGCTCCGTGAGCGACAGCGGCGAGGCGACTGAGATGAATGAGGACGGTTGGTGTCTTGGTGAGCGACGGCAAACGATCGGACAAGCTGTGATGGCGACTTATTGGCGCAGCTGAGCAGAGGATGTGGTCCTTGACAGCTTTGGAGAGTTGGAGAAGAGCTGAAGGCCTGAAGCCTCAAGCCTGAAGGAGTGAAGAGTGAGTGAGTGACGAAGTGAGCTTCAAAGATTGCCTAATGCCTAGGGTTGAGATTTGAGAATGGAAATGAAATGAGTGACGGCGGCGAGGAAGTGAAGTCAAATAaccctaatttttaatttttatatatatatttatgtactccggggcgggtaggggcgggttcacCCTAAACCGGACCCCGCCCCACCCCGCCATGCTTCAAACCCGCCCCGACCGGGTAGGGACGGGTCGGGTACCCGCGGATTTGGATATTGCTGCCACCCCTATGTAGAATGGAGGAAGGAGAGATGCCACCCTCCGGAGAGACTGGAGAACCTTCGGCGAAGGGTGAAACATAACGGCGGAAAAAAGGAGAAAAGCGTCAAGGGGAGGTGTGGGCGCGCGCCAGAACCATTGCAGGTTGACTGACAGCGGGGACATAGTGGAAGCAGAATTTGTCGGTAGAAAGTGGAGAAGATTTCTATTTCTAAACCCAAAAaagaagttattattattattattgtatgaGTTATAATTTTTGGTTTAGATTTTATTAGAGTTTAGAATTATGGATTAAGATTTAAGAGTGAGTTAAAAGATTTAGAGATTAGTGTTTAAgagttatttatttagtattttttatttagtagTAAGTGTTTAAGATTTGTAGTTCAAGATTTATAGTTTAGATTATGATCTATGATGCACAGACATTGACACAGACATGGGACACGACACGATTCGGGACACGTCTACACACGAATTTTAATTCTTGAATTGTTgcccaattattttttttaatttttgaaattaagtttggtatcctcttagttgttttattcttc is a window from the Arachis hypogaea cultivar Tifrunner chromosome 1, arahy.Tifrunner.gnm2.J5K5, whole genome shotgun sequence genome containing:
- the LOC112805102 gene encoding uridine/cytidine kinase UKL1, chloroplastic, translated to MEIIEGVSGAHFSGWRPSSTVPSAPTSPSAPSQPFVIGVSGGTASGKTTVCELIIQQLQDHRVVLVCQDSFYRGLTNDELKHVHEYNFDHPDAFDTEQLVETLSKLKSGQSVQVPVYDFKLHQRSSDVYRLVNASEVIIMEGILVFHEQRVRDMMNMKIFVDADPDVRLARRIRRDTVERGRDVHSVLEQYAKFVKPAFEDFILPSKKYADIIIPRGGDNGVAIDLIVQHIRTKLGQHNLCKIYPNLNLIFSTFQTRGMHTIIRDKDVSKHDFVFYSDRLIRLVVEHGLGYLPFKERHIITPTGATYTGVEFCRQLCGVSVIRSGESMENALRACCKGIKIGKILIHRQGEETQLIYEKLPKDISERHVLLMDPVLSTGNTASQAIELLIKKGVPESNIIFLNLISAPEGINCVCTRFPHLKIITSEIEEGLNDECHVIPGLGEFGDRYFGTDD